The following proteins come from a genomic window of Falco peregrinus isolate bFalPer1 chromosome 16, bFalPer1.pri, whole genome shotgun sequence:
- the APOBEC2 gene encoding LOW QUALITY PROTEIN: C->U-editing enzyme APOBEC-2 (The sequence of the model RefSeq protein was modified relative to this genomic sequence to represent the inferred CDS: substituted 1 base at 1 genomic stop codon) — MWAYTAGFTVLPHIGGFLGWFINRKEIPVWYEKLKKPSWCPPRKIFPVAWTVLYTGMGYASYLIWNDLGGCSSKALVPLGLYGAQLVLNWAWPPLFFSAHNLKMWPXLNTPILKKMAEKQEEPSNTQNGEPDNAEEGEEKKKKKLKREDLPPFEIVTGERLPAMFFKFQFRNVEYSSGRNKTFLCYVVETQGKESVTSRGYLEDEHAAAHAEMAFFNTILPKFESSLRYNITWYVSSSPCVTCADRITETLKKNKNLHLTIMVGRLFMWEEPEMQAALKKMKSVGCKLRIMKPQDFEYVWQNFVEQEEGEEAKAFVPWEDIQENFQYYEEKLAEILH, encoded by the exons ATGTGGGCTTATACTGCTGGTTTTACTGTCCTGCCTCACATTGGAGGTTTCCTTGGCTGGTTCATTAATCGAAAAGAAATACCTGTTTGgtatgagaagctgaaaaagccTTCATGGTGTCCACCCCGCAAAATATTCCCTGTTGCTTGGACTGTCCTGTACACCGGCATGGG CTATGCCTCCTACCTGATATGGAATGAcctgggtggctgcagcagcaaagccctcGTCCCGCTTGGCCTCTACGGGGCTCAGCTGGTCTTGAACTGGGCTTGGCCTCCCCTCTTCTTCAGCGCACATAACCTGAAGATG tgGCCATAACTTAATACTCCCATACTCAAGAAGAtggcagaaaagcaggaggagcCCAGCAACACCCAGAATGGAGAGCCTGACAATGCAGAAGAAGGcgaggaaaaaaagaagaagaagttGAAGCGGGAAGACCTGCCGCCATTTGAAATTGTGACAGG GGAGCGCCTCCCAGCCATGTTTTTCAAATTCCAGTTCAGGAATGTGGAATACAGCTCAGGCAGGAACAAAACCTTCCTGTGTTATGTTGTCGAGACCCAAGGCAAAGAGTCAGTGACTTCTCGGGGTTACCTGGAAGATGAGCACGCTGCCGCCCATGCAGAAATGGCTTTCTTTAACACAATTTTACCAAAGTTTGAATCAAGCCTCCGCTACAACATCACTTGGTACGTCTCCTCCAGTCCCTGTGTGACCTGTGCTGATCGGATAACCGAGACCCTAAAGAAGAACAAGAACCTGCATCTGACAATCATGGTAGGGCGCCTCTTCATGTGGGAAGAGCCAGAAATGCAGGCtgccctgaaaaaaatgaagtcagtTGGCTGCAAGCTGAGGATTATGAAGCCTCAAGACTTTGAGTATGTCTGGCAGAACTTTGTGgaacaggaggaaggagaggaagcaaAGGCTTTCGTGCCATGGGAGGACATTCAAGAGAACTTCCAGTATTACGAGGAAAAGCTGGCCGAGATTTTACACTGA
- the OARD1 gene encoding ADP-ribose glycohydrolase OARD1 isoform X1 — protein MWGALGRFFVAQAQAQRIVLRTAPAAAGVFTIAHVTMATHLSKDHEERIKCVKGDLFSCPQTDALAHCISEDCRMGAGIAVLFKKKFGGVQELLDQQKKTGEVAVLRRDDRYIYYLITKKKVSHKPTYETMRKSLEAMKAHCLNNGVTDISMPRIGCGLDRLEWDKVSAILGEVFEDTDIKITVYTL, from the exons atgtggggAGCGCTGGGGAGGTTCTTCGTGGCGCAAGCCCAGGCCCAGCGGATCGTTCTTCGCACCGCGCCCGCGG CTGCAGGAGTCTTCACCATAGCCCACGTTACCATGGCCACCCACTTGTCCAAGGATCACGAGGAGAGA ATCAAATGTGTTAAGGGGGACCTTTTCTCATGCCCCCAGACGGACGCATTGGCTCATTGCATCAGTGAGGACTGTCGCATGGGTGCAGGCATAGCtgttctttttaagaaaaagtttgGAGGCGTACAAGAGCTGTTGGATCAAC aaaagaagACTGGGGAGGTGGCAGTTCTCCGAAGAGACGACCGATACATTTACTACCTG ATTACGAAGAAGAAAGTTTCTCACAAACCAACATATGAGACTATGCGAAAGAGTTTAGAAGCCATGAAAGCTCACTGTCTGAACAATGGAGTTACTGACATTTCCATGCCTAG GATTGGATGTGGACTTGACCGCCTGGAATGGGATAAAGTTTCAGCAATACTTGGGGAAGTGTTTGAAGACACAGATATAAAGATCACAGTTTACACGCTGTGA
- the OARD1 gene encoding ADP-ribose glycohydrolase OARD1 isoform X3, which produces MATHLSKDHEERIKCVKGDLFSCPQTDALAHCISEDCRMGAGIAVLFKKKFGGVQELLDQQKKTGEVAVLRRDDRYIYYLITKKKVSHKPTYETMRKSLEAMKAHCLNNGVTDISMPRIGCGLDRLEWDKVSAILGEVFEDTDIKITVYTL; this is translated from the exons ATGGCCACCCACTTGTCCAAGGATCACGAGGAGAGA ATCAAATGTGTTAAGGGGGACCTTTTCTCATGCCCCCAGACGGACGCATTGGCTCATTGCATCAGTGAGGACTGTCGCATGGGTGCAGGCATAGCtgttctttttaagaaaaagtttgGAGGCGTACAAGAGCTGTTGGATCAAC aaaagaagACTGGGGAGGTGGCAGTTCTCCGAAGAGACGACCGATACATTTACTACCTG ATTACGAAGAAGAAAGTTTCTCACAAACCAACATATGAGACTATGCGAAAGAGTTTAGAAGCCATGAAAGCTCACTGTCTGAACAATGGAGTTACTGACATTTCCATGCCTAG GATTGGATGTGGACTTGACCGCCTGGAATGGGATAAAGTTTCAGCAATACTTGGGGAAGTGTTTGAAGACACAGATATAAAGATCACAGTTTACACGCTGTGA
- the OARD1 gene encoding ADP-ribose glycohydrolase OARD1 isoform X2, giving the protein MGAGIAVLFKKKFGGVQELLDQQKKTGEVAVLRRDDRYIYYLITKKKVSHKPTYETMRKSLEAMKAHCLNNGVTDISMPRIGCGLDRLEWDKVSAILGEVFEDTDIKITVYTL; this is encoded by the exons ATGGGTGCAGGCATAGCtgttctttttaagaaaaagtttgGAGGCGTACAAGAGCTGTTGGATCAAC aaaagaagACTGGGGAGGTGGCAGTTCTCCGAAGAGACGACCGATACATTTACTACCTG ATTACGAAGAAGAAAGTTTCTCACAAACCAACATATGAGACTATGCGAAAGAGTTTAGAAGCCATGAAAGCTCACTGTCTGAACAATGGAGTTACTGACATTTCCATGCCTAG GATTGGATGTGGACTTGACCGCCTGGAATGGGATAAAGTTTCAGCAATACTTGGGGAAGTGTTTGAAGACACAGATATAAAGATCACAGTTTACACGCTGTGA